The DNA segment ACTATTGACTCAATCTTTTCATCATTAAAATTAGTATCAATCTCCTGAGTAGGTTCTTCTTCTTGATTCAAACTCGGTAAAATATTTGCTAAACCAGGTATTTCTAATGAATCTTGTTCGACTTTAGGTGTAATTTCTCTAACTTTTTCATTTAACCATTTATATAATGATTTCTTTAAATCTTTAGCATATTTCGGATTCTTTTTATATAGACCAGGTTCCCAATCATCATGTGTAGGTGGCTCCATTTTTCGAACTACTTCATTAAGATTCTTCCCCTCCACTATTAACGATCCTGCAAAAGTAATTGGTGTTCTAAAATGGCCTTTCTCATAAATTTTCATCCCTGTGCCTCTAATAAAAGAGACCCGGTTATTAAAATCTCCCCCGGATAACAAAAATAGTTTCATAGTTTCAATCTGACCGTCTTCCGTAGGATAATCAAAAAGCTTAATTGTGGCTTCTTGAGAAGTTAATGTTAAATAAAACTCTAAACAACTACTCTTTGGATTAAACTCTTTAATTTGTTCCACTACTTTCTCCAGAGTTTCTTTATTGATAATAGTTTTTTCAACAAGTACCTCAAGAGAACCATTAATAATTGCCCACATATAGTTGGAAACAGTTTCCTCTATAACAGTATTCATCCAGTTATTATTACCTTCAAACCCAAGAATAAATTTATCAGTACCATAATCACCACTCTCTCTTGTAAAAAAAGGATGTAACCCAGAGAGGTCAGTTAACGGACGAAATCCACCTTTAATGCCATAAAAACCAGTTCCTTGTGTAGGGTACTCCTCCCCGCGATCAAAGCTTGCAATTTTAATAACTCCTTGAAAACCTTTATTATTTTCACTTTCGCTATTAAGAGTCGCATATAACATTGTACGAAAAATGGATGCTGCAAAAGGAGCATGTTTTCCAATACCATAAGATCCATTAGATGTTCCTGTTTTAGCAGTATCGCCTGTAGTTTTTGTAAGTCTATGAAAATGGCTATTTTTGGTTTTACCTACTTTAGTTAAACCTGTAGTATTATAATCACGAATTGCTAATACTGAAATTGTCTCTTTTTGAAGAGCTTTATATCCCTTTTTAAAAAAGTCATATGTTTCATTCGAGACTCCTTCATAGGATTTAGTAGCTAATTCAAAAATTTTATTCAATCCATCAATTCCTGGTATTTCTTGCTTATATAAGTGTTTGTTGACGAACTTAACTATTGCAGGCTTCTCCACACTCACCCTAGCATCTAACGAATCCTGAATAACTTCTCTTGTTAAGGACTTAATAGGATTTGCTTGAAAATAGGAAATTCCAGAATCATTTAAACCATCTTCTTTTCCTCCATTGGTTGAAGGAAATTCCCACCCAATTTGGTCCATTGTCATATCTCCTTACTTTTTAAATTTAAATTCTAGATTTCTTTCTGTACTCTCTTCAGCAAATTTGTTTTTAAGTACCTTTAGCTCATATTCCAGAGAATCAATGATTTGTTTCACATGCTTATCAGTGTAATCATAATTATTTTTATTTGCTAAGTTACCAATCAATTGAATTTTCTTTAATGTATCACTTACTCTTTTCTCAGCAATTCTTTCAAATTTTAAAAGTTTCTCTTGATTTTCAGTCATGCTATCAAACTCCTTTTTCTTGTTAATTCCAATCTAACAATTATTTACAAAAAATACAATAATATATAAATATTTTTAAAATATTTATATATATTTGATATATAGTTAAAACAAGTCACAATAAATCGCGTTAACAGATAAACTTCTCAGTGGTTTATAATGATTAAACCTATTAGTTAAATTAAAAAAGTTGTAATTATAAGGTATTTAACTATAAAAAAAAAGAGTCCAAAAAATAATTTGGACTCTCTCTCCTTACTTTATAATTATGTTTAAATAACCGGACTAGTTTAAGATTTTTTTTGCAGGTTGTATTATATCAATAATTTTATTTTCTACTACTATCCCAAGTGACTCTAGCAAACTTTCAGCCACAAATCTTGCCATTAATGGAGGTACTGCATTACCTACCTGCTGATACTGAGAATCCTTTGGACCTAAGAATTTATAATTATCTTGGAACGATTGTAATCTTGCTGCTTCTCTTATACTGATAGCCCTATCAATAGTAGGGTGGATCCACATTGACTTTCTAACATTGAGAACTGTATCTGAAGGTTCATTATAATCAAGTCTCTTATAAATAGTATTCTGTGTTCTACTGTGATCACTATATGTTGTCTTTAAAGAGTCCTTTAAATTATGAAAGTTTTGGCCAGCTGTTAAAGCTTCAAATCTTTGTTGTGCAATTTCTCTTGAGTCTGTTCTTACATGATTATAGATTAGATTATTTTCATTATTATTCAAGTACATATTTAATGGGCTATCACTAAGAGGCTTGGTGTCTCCCCTATATATTTCATCATCCTTTACATCTGTACTTGGTAGCAACTTTTCAAGATCCTTAATTGCATCGTGAATTTTATAATATTCTTTTCTTTTGTTATTCTTAAAGATTGCTTCCGGTATTTTTACTGGCTCGCCTTCTCGAATTTCTTCTAAAACTCCAATTAAGATAAGCCTTCTTCTCTCCTGGGGGACACCGAACATGGCAGAATTAAAGATATAATTTTCTTCATTAAATTTATAACCCAAACTAGAGATTTTAGCCTTTATATAGCTAAAAACATTATATGATTTAATATGGATTACAAAACTGTCTCCACTAATATCGATATCGGTAAACAATTTAATTTTGTTCTGAATTATTTCAGAAATTTTGTTGATTACTTTTTGTGTTTCTATAATTTCCTCAAGTATATCTGAGAATTCTTTAACACAAATTTCTTCATCTTCAAGTATTTTTTTTAAGTTTTCTCCTAAGAGATTCCAAGAAGTTTTATAAGATTCCTCCCAAAACTTATCATGGATTCCCTTCCATTTACTGTTTACAATTTTTGAAAAATACTTCTTATTATTTTGTTTATTTAAGAAGTTTTTCAATTCACTCACTGTCTGATTCTTTGCATGCCTTAACAGAGAATTCAGTTTCGAGAATACATCCTTATCTATTATATATTTAGATAAGCTATCGCCGTTATTATATTTATTCATTAAAAAGCATCTAAGGCTTTCAAAATTATTTGTCACATTACCAATCTTAATGATTTCGCCATCCGGCTCTAATCCTAATTCAGCTAGTTCTTTTTCATCATCTTTACTTATAAAAAATTTATGCTTTTCCGATTCCAACGTTCTTACATTTTCCATTATAAACGCTTTTGGTTTTATTTCCTCTATTGCTCGAAGATACTCTTTTACAAGCTGGTTATTTGAAGATATAAGTGTATTCTTTTGTCTATTTGCATTTGAAAAACCCTGGCAGGGCGGTCCGCCAATGATAACATCTATGTCTTGATATTCATCTTTTAGAATACTGTCTTCATCTTTATAGACTAATTTTGTAATATCTTTATGGAATAATTCCTCATTTAAATACGGATGGTTTTCTAAATATGTTTTTCTAGCATTCTCATTAATCTCCACTGCAATTTTAACTTGAAATTGATTTGTTTGTTCAAATCCATTGCTGAGACCACCGGCACCTGCAAAAAGATCCATTACTTGTAGTTTTCCATCTTTCAATACCTTCACCCCTACAAGAAGATGTCTTCTTGAATTTATTAAAAAACCTTTCAGAAATCAAAAAGGATTCTTCAATTCCTATTTTAATACAAACGTATGTTCTGTTCAAATTTAAAGCCAATAACCTATCAATTATATCATCAAAATTTCATAGAGGTAATACTACATTTTTTAACACAATATAAATGGAAACACCCTCAGTCTCAAGAACCAAGACCAAGGGTATTGTTAAATTCACTAAATAAGATTACTCAATTCCTTCGAGCAGCTTTCCTTAAATTGTACCCAACACGCCTCTTGCTTTGCCCACTGAGTTACGTTTCTTTCACCAGCAGAATCCTTAAGGAATGCTAGTGCTTTATCAGCAATGATTCGGATGACTTCGTCCCATTTATCAGATAAAGCTTGAGCTTCCCAAATCCCTACTAAATCTATTTTATTCCCATATAAGTGGTTAAGCATGGCAACTGTATAGTAATTAACGTTGGCTTTATAACCTTTTAATTTCATCTCATCTACTAATTCCTTAACGCGTTTATTTATTATAGATCTTGCTATCAATTTTTGGTAAACAGACAATGTCAGCTTTTCTTGACTGTTTCCTTCTGTTTTCCAAAAGCTCTTGTTTAAATCCATAAACTTATTAAAAGCTTCCTCGCCACCCTTACTGGAAACATGCGGATATCCTTCCCAAGACATAAAATGCTTGGCAATATCTATTTTCGCTAACACTTTATCTTTTGGATACTGCTTTTTAAACTCGGTCTGTTCTTTACCTCTTTTTCTCCTATTAATATCCACCATGTATTGACCACGTGCACGCTCAAAATACCATTTGCTTTCAGGTTTGCGTCCATCAAAAACTGGAATCCAAATATTACGGGAGAATTTCTCTAAATCAGACATAAATCTCGTATTTGCAAGTAAATCAGACTTATTAATCTTATTTTGCGTATTAGCATATTGTGAGATACGAGATACCATTTCATCTTCTAGTAAATGCTGATCAGTTGTTGTAAATTCATTTACCTGAAGAATAGTCAGCTTTGCTTGTACATAGACATCCTTCAAGCTTATTCCTTCCTTATATGCCTGATGGATTGATGCAGTAGTCTGTCCACCGTTAACAATTTGCCACCCGCTCAGTCCTTTAAATCTATACAGGTTAGCTTTATCCTCTACTTTTTCAATCTCTGCAGCACGTGCAACGGTTGAAATCCCGTTATTATAGGCTACAAACATTTTACGTTGAAAAGGATCTTTTAATGTATCACGTATACCTTTGTTTGTTCCGCCTCTAGCTTGCAGAAAGGATCTAACATTTCGTTCAACAAGCTTTTGACCCCATTCATCATAGGCCTTTGCGAGCAGCTCTGCTGAAATATAACCTACATAGCAGTCAAAGTTTTTTACGCCATTTAAAGGATCTGGGACAAGCATCATATCAAATGTTTCATTATAATCTTTTTCTAAATTGATGTAATCTGTTTCAATACCTTGCTCTGCAGTAATAAGTTGTTGAACCCGATCAATATCCCAAACTTGAATATTGACTGTCTCCACTCCTGGAATTGATACATCAATAGGTTTATTTGACGTGTAGTACATATTTGTTATAACAAAAATATTGACCTCACTAATTGAGTCCATACTTTCAGAAATTAATTTAGCTAGATCATAGGATTGTAATGAATGGTCAATTGTTTGAAGCAACGCCTGAGCATTTGTAATAAACCTTTTCACTTTATTCGCAATATCGGTAACCGCAGTCATGCTAATATTGAGCAGATCTTCTTCATTTTGCTCAAAATTATAGTCTACGACGTATAAATCTAATGCATTATTATCTTCATCAAAAGAATAGGCATTAACTTGAATATTTTTACCTGTATCTAAATATGGCGGAATAAGTATTTCTGGTTCATCTGGACGATCCATAAAAGACAGCATTTTCTCTAAAAACGAAATTTGATAACTACCTGTTTTAATCGCCTTTTCTTCCAATTCTTCAATGAAATCTACAAGAAATTCTTTTCTTTGTTTTGTTTCAATCATGATTCCCATCCACTCTAAAATATTGATATATTTCCTCTGAATCTCTTTCAAAATCCGAACAATGTGTAAGGTCTATATTATAAGTAACATGTGAAATCCCTTTTGGTAAATTCTCTTTTATTAATCTCGGGAAGTTCTCACCTGCTTCATAGACCTCTACCTTTTCAACAAAATAATAAGTATCAGCATATTCCTCTTCCCTAAATCCTAGATCCGTTAATAGATCATTAAAAATAAGAGCTATTCTCTCGGACCTGGAAGCTATCTTTTCTCTCACTTTTACTACTAAATCTTGAAGAGAAGTCCCGTGGGTTTTACTTTGCTCTAAATAACATACATACAAGTAAATAGAAGAAACAGCTTCACTTAATTTCAATTGGTTCTCATTAGATATCTTAATAGATTTAGTTAATTTTTCATTTACTGTTTTTATCTCTAAACCGCATTTACTGCCTTTAAAATCTATCCTTCCTTTGGTAGGGCCTTCCCACTGTTCCACAACAAGTGGTGGCTGACCAGGGAACTTATCCAGCCATTCGTTAATAAACCATAGTTCGCCAAATAAGCCTCTTTGCTGTTCCTCTGACAAGTTTCTAAAGCCGCCCCGCTGAAAAAAAGCCCTCCATCTATCAAGCACACTATATGTTGTTGAAAATATGGAATCTTTTTGGTTTATTATTAAATGATCTACAAGATTTTGTAGAACAGCCTCAAAAATTTCATTACTCTGCTCATCTTCCTGTTTAATAACAAGAAAATAATGACCATCCAGCAAGAAAAGTTTTTTGAAAAACTCTTGCTTAATAGATAGTCCCCGCCATTTGGGGAGGGACAATAATTGTTCCTCCTCCCATGGGTTTTCTCCTAAGTCTATATACAGCTGCCTATGATAATTTCCTGCATCTATCCCGGCAAACAAAACAGGATCTTCATAATTTAAAACTTTAAGCTTATAAAACTCGTCGTCAGATTGCTGTTTAAGCTCACTAATCATCTCTTCAAACTCTATTTTTAGGTTTATCACATCTTTTTCTCCTTTAAATAAAGTTACTAAACCGTTTTGTTGGTCTGATAGATTACTGTCTCATCAATTGTAGTTTCAGGGAAGGAGAAAGCAATACCAATTGGAACAAGTCTATCAGAAAATTGTACAGGCAAACTATTAAAGACAGTAACATTGGGATTTAACGGATAAATTAATAATAACCCCTTTTCCTTAGGTCGCACTCTGCGTTTCTCGTCTCTGTCTTTTATGTCCTTTATCTTTTCAGGATCTATATCAATATACTCCTGGTTAGGTGCAACAATTGCTTTTATATCAAGTGTGGTTGCGTTACTAGTTGGAGATGGTACCCTAACACCACGGACTACAGCAGAATTTAGGGATAGTTCACCTATATTAACAGGGTATTGACCCACACCAGTCCTATCAGCTGGATCTCCTTCTACAAACGCAACAGTCCAACTTGTCAGCTCACCTTGTTTATTCACAAGGTCAATATAATTCAAGATTTTAAGAGAGTCGACTTTTTCTACTCTAGAACTTGTCTTATATTCCGCTAAATATTCCTTCACAAGTGTGGAATCAACGTTATCTGAAACATAGTAATTAGTTTTTCCTTTACCAAAATTCCTTTTAACCAATGGAAGTTTACCAACCAGTTTTTCAGTTGCAGCCATATTATTTTTATAAAACTGTTCATCTGTATCCAACATTCTTGTCTGTTGTAAAGTTCCCCCGTAAATGACAGTAGACGAAACAGCATTCCTCATTTTTAACGGGCTAGTTAATGTCATAGAGGGATGGCTTAGCATTTTTACAGCATACTCAGATGGTGTTTTACCCAATTTCGCAAGTCTGTCGAATTCCTTCCGTAGTTCAATCATCGCTATAGCAAGATGTTCAAAATTCGAAGCAATGTCCTCAGAAGTATAAATTCTGCATAAATCCATATATCCTTTTCTATAGCCAAACCATCGGCCCATTTGCATTAATGTATCGTACATTAGAGTATTTCTGAAATAATAGGTGATACTCAAGCCTTCTAAAGTTAGACCCCTAGATAGTTTATCTCCACCAACGGCTATTACATTTAGCCCATCTTCTTTATATTGATGATAATCTAAAGCATCCTTACTGTTTCCATTGATTTCAAAAACCCTGATTTTATCAGCAATAATCTTCAATTCCTCATAAACTGCTTCCCAGCTAATATCTGGAAGATCTTCAGGCCATTCCTTTGTAGTAGGAAGAAAATCCAATTCATAGAGTGCTTTTGCCTCTAATATTACATTGCTTTTTACATTATATTGAAGCTGCTGTGAGATCATTTCAAATGTTCTTGCTACCTCATCTTTTACATTGGATTGAACATCCTTGAAACGAGAAGTATGAATAAGCATTGAATTATGCTTGTTCCGTTGTTCCCTTAAATTTCTAATGGCAATTGTCAGCATAAATGCCAATATCGCTTCTCTCATTTGAGGGGGGACTTCCTCAAATTTATCTGCATCGGTCTTTTTCTTAATTGTAGTAAATACTTCAGTGTCTTCCTCTTTTAAAGGTCTGATTAAGCTTGGTCTCATATCTTCAGGATCTTCATCTACATTAAAAAATTCCTCTGGACCGCAATAATCCTTCGGCTTAGGCAATCCCACTAAAAAATCCTTTGGATACAAGTCCTGTCCTTCATCGTCTGTTTTTGCTTCCTTACTTATTAAAAGGTTTGCAAAAGGAGTTGCCGTATACCCTACATAGGCTTTTCTATTAAATACCTCAAGTATTTGTCGAATCAATTTATTAATCGTTTTAGGATCTTCACTTTTATTGGGATCTGATGTATCGACAGATGCCTGATCTGCCTCATCATCAACAATTAGAACTGGAATATCCAGATGATATAGATCCCGATGATTAATTAACTGGTCACGAAGTGATTCCAAAACCGTTTTATTTTTCTTTACGACCATTAGTGTTGGCGAATTTAGATTACTTGTACCGCCGTGCCCTGAGCTTATATCTCTTTCTTCAGTTGTCCAAGATGAAATAATATGATCCGGAGTGTTAGCATAGACCTGTGCCACACCCATTGCCTTTCCTTCTTTATCAGTGCGGTTCCCTATAACCTCTTCATTTAACCTGATTTGAGTTTGAGCTCTTAAGTCATTATGAATACCTGATAATACAATAATTAATTTATAACCTACGTCGAAAGCTTTATTTATTAAACCAGTAAAATTGGCTGTTTTACCAGATTGAACGTAACCCAATACTAGACCGCGCTTATCAAATGGCGTAATAGATTTTGGATTTCCTAATGCCTTAAGTATTTCATTCGTGGTATCATCAATTGCTTCAACTGACTCTGATGGCCAGTTTTTTATATTTGATAAATATTGGCGGTATCTTGTCCAAAAGAAGGTTCCAGAGACCAGCTGAGGTTTGAACCATTTATCTTCATTTTCAATACCGATTACACTTGGAGGTTTAGGTATATCTACTCCAATTTTATATTTCATGAACATCTCTAGGGACCACTTTTTAAATGTCTTATCATCTATGTTAAAGAAGCCGGAAACAGCCATTTTTGCCATAATTAGCGCTTTTTCAGCTGCCTCTTGCTGATTTTTAGAAATTGGTTTAAACATATAGTAGTTAGTAGAAAACGATTGTTCAAATAGACCTTTTTTATCCATTTCAGTCAATTAAATCTGCCTCCGTTACTATCTTTTTAATGGTAACTCTATTTAAGCCATCAACAGCAGGCTGGGTAATCAATAAATTAAGTAGTTGTTCTGTGTCATTAGCAACATTTAGACTTAACATGGTTGATGCAAGTTGAATAACTAATTCCTTTTGAGCCTTCGATACATCTTGAATCTCTTCTTCAGGAACTTTCGGTGAATCTATAATGTTACTTGGGGAACCAAGTTGAACCAATCTCAAATACAAATTTAATAGCTTGGCTGAATCATCATCAATTTTATTTAACAGTTCTCCCAAAATTGGATGATTTCTATTTAAAATAAACTGCGGTCCATCTTCTCTACCTGACTGTTCCCAAGTATTTAGACTTCCTTTAAAAGTTTGTCCAGGGTTATGAGATTGCGTCCTAAAGTAAAATATCTCCTTGGATACTTTCCTAGCTATACCTGAAATTGCTTCTAGTCTTCTTTTGGCATCTTCAGGTAAATTAATTCCTGACTTTTTAATATCGACTTGCCAATCAGAATCCGCTGCATTCGGAAGATCAATTCTAACTCTAGCAAGCTGGGAGGCTGCGTCTTTTGGAAATAACCCCATCCAATCTCCAAAGTATAGTAACCTGTTTTCCCTATATATATATAATCCCTGATGGTCTCTCCATCCTTTATAGCCACCAGCTTTATTATATTCCGGTTCAGTTAAGTGGGAGGCATGGGGAAGAATGAAATATTGAACCCTTATTCTATTATCGTTAATTCTGAGTACTTGCATTTCCCCTTCGATTGTATGCTCGTGATATCTCATGAAGGGATCCCAGGGAACAATTACCTTTCCGTTAATAATCATAGAAATATCATTATTTTCTATAATGGAATGAAAAACAAACTCCAAATGTTTGTTAACACGGGAAACCTTATTGAAAAAACTTGTTTCCTTTAAAGTCCGTTTGCCTCCATATCCCATAAACCGATCAAGTTTATCTATGCAGACAATAGTGCCACTCTCACCTTCAATTAAACCTATCTTTGATTTTACCTCATCTGGAATAGATGTAAATAACTGCCACTCATTACATTCCGAAACATGGTCTAAGTCCCAGCATCTTTCATAATAAATTCCGTCCCTTTTTGTAAGTACGCTTAACCGCTTACCTAATGAGAAAGAAGCTGTTTTTAAGCCCATACCAAATCGCCCTAGTTCACTCGTCTCTCTTTTCGCCCTAGGGTCTTTGGAACCGATATTCATTGCAATCTGAAGCATTTCTTCATTCATACCAGTTCCATTGTCAGAAATTGTGATCATTGCATTTGATTCATCATAATCAAAGTTAATTTTAATAACGGATGCTTTCGCATCAAGGCTATTGTCTACTAAATCAGCAATTGCGGTGTTAGTATTGTAACCTATTGATCTTAACGCTTGAATCACTGGTGCTGCAGAAGGTTCCGTAATAACCACATTCATGTTAGAAGACTCCGTTTCGTATAAATTACTTAATATTAGTATATCAAATTTATAGATTTGGAAAAGAAATGGTTGTGATTTACCGGAATTTTACTGAGCATCAGTTCTTTTATAAAAACTATGCCATTGTTATATAACTCCGGTTTCCCTCTGAATATTGCCAATACTTCTATTAGAAATAAAACAAAGGAGAGGTCCTCATAATAGATGAGAACCTCCCCTTTATATTACCCTGAAACATATTCAGCCGGTTACAGGTACCCTTTTGGGTTTTGATGACAGTCACTTTTTAAATTGGTCGCTTGTCATCCACTACAAATGTATATGAATGCTTCTTGTTTTACCAAAGAAGTGTGGATTCCAATTTCCAAACATAGCTCATTAACTAACACTTATTTACTTTTCACTTTTATGCTAACTTTATTACCTCTTCAAAAAGGATAAAAATTCTTTCAATAAGAAAGTTCTTTAGAAGTTATTAAGCACCCTATCTAAAAACTTCCCTGCAGCGAATCTAAATGAATAAAAACTTCTTATATACGGGCAAATTACTGTAAAAAGATTGAAAGGAGTGTGTGAAAAGATGAAGAAGTCTGGTTGGATTATTATTTTATTATTCCTTTTGCTAACTGCAGGTTGTACCACTACACACAAGGCTGAGAAAAATAGAAACGATGAGGCAAAGTCTGAAGTAAAAAAAGCAGACAAGGGCGAGGACAGTAAGCAAGGCGCCACTGAAAATAAAACGAAGGAGCAATTGTCTAACACTAACTATCATTCCTATCAGCATTTGGATTATAAAAGGAAGATTGCACCGAGGTTTGCACCTAATGAGTTGGCCAAGCCCCCTGCAGGAAATTGGGCAACGCATGGCGGAGATATCCATAATAGCATGTACTCACCCCTTAACCAAATCACTGCCTCAAATGTTAAGAACTTAAAAGTAGAATGGGTTACCAGCCTAGGTTCAGGTTTTGAGTTTAAATATTCTGGTGAGGCGACCCCACTTGTCTATGATGGAGTCATGTTCACCATCACGGGGGCGAATCAAGTCCAGGCCCTCGATGCAAAAACTGGTAAAATGATTTGGGAATATAGACCCAATCTCATGAATGGGCTGAATACCGTCTGCTGCGGGTGGACAAGTCGTGGTGTAGCGTTAGGAGACGGGAAAGTCTTTGTCGGATTATTAGATGCCAGGCTAGTTGCTTTAGATCAAAAAACCGGTAAGGTAGTATGGGAAACCAGAGTGGATAATTGGGAAAAAGGTTTTACCATTACCAGTGCCCCACTCTATTATGATGGAAAAGTCTACACAGGAATTGCCGGCGGCGAGTATGGTATTAGAGGATATGTAGCCGCTTATGACTCTGAACTTGGCAGACAAATTTGGAGAACCTATACACTGCCAGCACCAGGTGCTAAAGGAAGTGAAACCTGGCCAAAGGGCAGCAGAAATTGGCTTACAGGCGGAGCGCCAGTTTGGCAGACTCCGGCCATTGACCCAGAACTTGGATTCATTTATTTCTCAACCGGGAATACATCGCCAGACCTGGATGGCAGCAAGAGGGAAGGAGATAATTTATTCGCCAACTCAATTCTTGCACTTGATGCCAATACAGGAGAATACAAATGGCACTTCCAAGAAGTACATCATGATATTTGGGATTTGGATCCGGCCAATCCTGTCGTTCTATATGATGTGAAAATGAATGGCCAAATGAGAAAAGGAATTGCCCAAGCTGGGAAAACAGGATGGCTTTATCTTTTGGATCGAACAAACGGCAAGCCGCTCATTGGCATTGAGGAAAAGCCAGTACCACAAAATACAAACCAAAAAACTTCTCCAACACAGCCCGTTCCTATTGGAGATGCATTTGTACCACAAAAGGTTACCGAGGAAGATGTTAAACGAGATTTACCAAAAGATTTTAAGGGGACAATTGGAAGTATATTTA comes from the Neobacillus sp. PS2-9 genome and includes:
- a CDS encoding PQQ-binding-like beta-propeller repeat protein, with protein sequence MKKSGWIIILLFLLLTAGCTTTHKAEKNRNDEAKSEVKKADKGEDSKQGATENKTKEQLSNTNYHSYQHLDYKRKIAPRFAPNELAKPPAGNWATHGGDIHNSMYSPLNQITASNVKNLKVEWVTSLGSGFEFKYSGEATPLVYDGVMFTITGANQVQALDAKTGKMIWEYRPNLMNGLNTVCCGWTSRGVALGDGKVFVGLLDARLVALDQKTGKVVWETRVDNWEKGFTITSAPLYYDGKVYTGIAGGEYGIRGYVAAYDSELGRQIWRTYTLPAPGAKGSETWPKGSRNWLTGGAPVWQTPAIDPELGFIYFSTGNTSPDLDGSKREGDNLFANSILALDANTGEYKWHFQEVHHDIWDLDPANPVVLYDVKMNGQMRKGIAQAGKTGWLYLLDRTNGKPLIGIEEKPVPQNTNQKTSPTQPVPIGDAFVPQKVTEEDVKRDLPKDFKGTIGSIFTPFWDKPVTLKPSPQGGANWPPSAYNPNTEYFYVLGNDNYFAYAHYGEEEKARFEQGKEYIGSVWQPVENSPSRGTVTALDIKTNKIVWQKKWDAIAYSGLLTTKGNLVFTGHNDGRIISYDATNGNQLWDFKMDAGANAPPITYEIDGKQYISIFAAGNTLAGTKHGDKIYTFSLEGKYGSVKDIPKDKINTSPVKQGAAEEKKQETNNKTKKEKTSTEAGETVYKNNCMACHGAGGAGGHNGPNLTNTKMDRAAIIKQVENGKGQMPPFKDTLSKEEIQAVADYVKSLGGG